A genomic stretch from Telopea speciosissima isolate NSW1024214 ecotype Mountain lineage chromosome 7, Tspe_v1, whole genome shotgun sequence includes:
- the LOC122669919 gene encoding transcription factor MYB123-like: protein MGRSPCCAKEGLNRGAWSAYEDRILTSYINTHGEGKWRDLPQKAGLKRCGKSCRLRWLNYLRPDIKRGNISKEEEELIIRLHKLLGNRWSLIAGRLPGRTDNEVKNYWNTNLSKKLQGKTSSQNQLNKTKDSKNPSSSEGNPNPSVEVPQEKAQINSIPHVIRTRAVRCTKVVLPEQQGNHQMKNTHNYVEFASPSNRGVMDDDTSTNYMMDFDIGDLFISDLLNSDFLQVRFDGIQSAAVHECENNSPPGSTDQCPYSAHEMLQNSPKKAMFEPNEAALELKKLCSFLDSEEE, encoded by the exons ATGGGTAGGAGCCCATGTTGTGCCAAAGAGGGACTCAACAGAGGAGCATGGTCAGCTTACGAAGATCGGATACTTACTTCCTACATTAACACTCATGGAGAAGGGAAATGGAGAGACCTCCCTCAAAAAGCAG GTTTGAAGCGATGTGGGAAGAGTTGCAGGCTGCGATGGTTGAACTACCTGAGGCCAGACATCAAGAGAGGCAACatttccaaagaagaagaagagctcaTCATCAGACTTCATAAGTTGCTCGGTAACAG ATGGTCTCTAATAGCGGGAAGACTACCGGGGCGAACAGACAATGAAGTCAAGAACTACTGGAACACAAATCTGAGCAAGAAACTTCAAGGCAAGACTTCTTCACAAAACCAGCTTAACAAAACTAAAGATTCTAAGAACCCATCATCATCAGAAGGTAATCCTAATCCCTCAGTGGAAGTTCCCCAAGAGAAAGCACAAATAAACAGTATTCCCCACGTCATTAGAACCAGAGCTGTAAGGTGTACTAAGGTTGTTCTACCAGAGCAACAAGGGAATCATCAGATGAAGAACACCCATAATTATGTTGAGTTTGCTTCACCTTCGAACCGAGGAGTCATGGATGATGACACTTCAACAAATTATATGATGGATTTTGACATTGGCGACCTTTTCATCTCTGATCTTCTCAACTCAGATTTCTTGCAAGTTCGATTTGATGGGATTCAGTCTGCAGCAGTTCATGAATGTGAGAATAATTCGCCTCCCGGCAGCACTGATCAATGTCCCTACTCGGCTCATGAAATGCTTCaaaattcacccaaaaaagCAATGTTCGAACCAAATGAAGCAGCATTGGAGCTCAAGAAGCTCTGTTCTTTTCTTGATTCTGAAGAAGAATAG